The genomic segment TAGGATTTCGGATTGTGGGTTAAGTGGAATGATttcagaacaagaacaagagagtgTTATCGTTTGTTATAGTTACCTCTTGCTCGGCTTTAGTGAGATTCATGATTAAGAACAGTCCTACTATGGTTTTTGCAGTctcatttttgattttggttctgaTTTTTGCAGTCTCTCTTAGTAACTCTGAATTTGTTCATTGGTTTTGCAGGAAACATTTGGGAGTTGGATGATTACACAGATTCCTCTATAAGCAGGAAAAAATCTTTATTGAGCAAAAGTGATTCCTCTCCTTTGCTTCACAAGTCCTTTATtgtaaaaacttataaaaatttgttataaagaatttacaaataatttacattggcataacatgttttatatcttacaaaaaaattgttataaataattttatattgggATTTCtagagtttttgtttggttttaaatgaaaatttatgtatatatattttagatcaatatttaaaattaatatggttaAGATTAAGAGTAAAAAATTGTTCAATCAAAACATGGGTATTTTAGTCATTATTCTAATCAAATCCATTTAGATGAGAATGTAAAATAACCTAACAAACACATTTCCATTCAGATGCATCATCCAAAtgaaccaatttttttgtttgtttgttgagtcATTTGACATTCAAATGAATCATTTGGATGAAGCTTTTGAATAGATCATTTGAATGAACATGCTAACTAGTGAAACGAAATAGGCCTAAGTGGATTATTTTGGTCTTAAGAGCTTAACAagatagataaataagataagcTAGCTAGGGATTTCTTTActgcaagaacaaaaaaaaaggttgtttcTAAGAAAGAGAATTGCTTGAAGTGGCAACTCTATAGGTTACATTCATTATTCTCATAACAATCACAGTACAGTTACAGTGGGTTAGTTGGCTTGAATTTGCAAATATGAAAGAAAAGGGGTGTAATACAAACAAATACATAACTTTCCCAAACATGAGAAAGAGTTTAGAGAACGCCgacaaataatatttacattttttttttttttgtcgtctcaatatttacataatttatataaaccGATGAAGAAAATAACGACCTCCACcgatcctcttctctctctctctcgttcacTTGCAGTGTCGCTTGCTGCTTTCATTCTTCATTTGACACGAAGACACACAAGTTGGTCTCTTTCTTTCCTAATTTAGAAGATAGAGAGAACCCAAATCTCTTTCAGATCCGAGTCTCTCTCAATCTGAcaatctccttctttctctctatcgATTTTCATACACTGCCTCGATCTGTCATCTGTCTCTTTCGAACCTCTTGGGTAATTGTGTAAGTCCCTCTTTTGTCACTTTTGATCATCTGGGTCATTTTTATGatggtttgattttgatttgatacCAGTGGATAACGTGATTATGAATCGATCCGGTTCTGTTTCATAGCACTTCTCTGTTTCTCACACCAGATCTGTTCTTATTCTAGGAAATATTTGTAGTGTATTCCTCCTAGTGGAACAGATTCGGACCAAATAGTTTGTAATAAAAAGCACACCAACAGGACACTGAGGATCAACTGTTTTGTCTATTGAGTGCTTGCTTGCTTATTTATTCTTTCGTCGTGTTGATGGTTGGATACTTGAGTTTCTCTAAGTGATCTATCATTCTAAGTGAGTTGTAGAAtacgtttctttgtttttttgttgctttggtATTTGAATGGTTAAAAGTGGtatatgtgtttgtgtgttttgagttttatgatCATTTTTTTGACATGTCTGTCTCCTTAGTTTCTAGAATTTTAATCATGGTTACGTATACTGATCattgtctattttttttacatggAACAGATTCAAAACTTTTGCAAGTGGTGAAATATCATCAATTCCTTTGCAGTACTGGAGTCTTCAATTACTAGTAGTAGTCTGCATCCTTTAAGTCGGAACATTGGATCTCCGTTTGGCTTTATCTCAAAGAAAAAAGGGATGAGGGGAAGATCCGATGGAGGGCAAAAGAAGAAGGTGATTGCTTTGGTCTGCATTGCAGCTGTAGTCCTTGTTTTCGTTTATCTCTTCTATGGCTCCTCTGATCACAGAGCATCAGCTATTGAATATGGGAGAAAACTAGGCTtgggtggtgatgatgatgacaccaAACAGGACGATACTTCAAGCTCGTTTAGTCTTGATGATGGTTTCACTCCGAGAAGCTTTCCTGTGAGTCTTTTTAGCAATTttctcgtttcttcttcttcttctgtattgATGGTTCTAGGTTCTAGGTTCAAGTGGtaagtattattattgttgtgcTTTCTTATTCCAAGGTGTGCGATGATCGGCATTCAGAGCTTATTCCTTGCTTAGACAGGAATCTCATATACCAAATGAGACTAAAGCTTGATTTGTCTTTGATGGAGCATTATGAACGCCATTGTCCTCCTGCTGAAAGACGATTCAATTGCTTGATTCCTCCTCCTAATGGATATAAGGTGGGGTATATTGTTACAGTTCTATTTGATATGAATAATCAGAGTCTTGACATAACTGTTTTCTCTTCCAATATGTTTTAGGTTCCTATTAAGTGGCCAAAAAGCAGGGACGAAGTGTGGAAAGTGAACATACCTCATACTCACCTTGCACATGAGAAGTCTGACCAAAATTGGATGGTTGTCAAAGGAGACAAGATTAACTTCCCTGGTGGAGGCACACATTTTCATTATGGGGCTGATAAGTATATTGCATCAATGGCTAATGTAAGGCAGTTACTTGGGTTTTGTACAAATGATCTATATATTCACTGATTTTATCCTCGAAATTTCAGATGCTTAACTATCCGAACAACGTTTTGAACAACGGTGGAAGGCTAAGGACAGTTTTTGATGTTGGTTGTGGTGTTGCGAGCTTTGGTGGTTATCTTCTATCATCTGATATCCTCACAATGTCATTGGCTCCAAATGATGTGCATCAGAACCAAATCCAATTTGCTCTCGAGAGAGGGATTCCAGCCTCCCTTGGTGTGTTAGGGACGAAGAGGCTCCCATACCCAAGCAGATCGTTTGAACTTGCTCACTGTTCACGCTGTAGAATCGATTGGCTTCAAAGGGATGGGATTCTTCTTCTGGAGCTAGACAGAGTACTCAGGCCTGGTGGTTATTTTGCATATTCATCTCCAGAAGCATATGCACAAGATGAAGAGGACCTCAAAATCTGGAGAGAAATGAGTGCTCTTGTAGAGCGTATGTGTTGGAAGATAGCAGCAAAAAGGAACCAAACTGTTATTTGGCAGAAACCTATGACAAATGATTGTTATCTGGAAAGAGAACCTGGAACTCAGCCTCCTCTTTGCCGTTCTGATAGTGACCCTGATGCTGTGTGGGGCGTAAACATGGAAGCCTGCATTACTCCTTACAGTGACCGTAAGTTTTCAAGCTTCTGCTCACTTTTTTAACAACagtgtatatatttttcctcTGGAATCAAGTTTGTgatagaaaactaaaaacagaTCCCCACTGAACTCTCTTTTTTGGGTTTACTTTAGATGACCACAAAACCAAGGGAAGTGGATTAGCTCCATGGCCAGCTCGGTTAACCTCTCCTCCTCCTAGGCTTGCTGATTTTGGATATTCAACTGGCATGTTTGAGAAGGACACGGTATATAGAAACTCATAAGTTCTGTTTAAACTTGCAACTGACAAACTAAGAACATGGGCTAATTAGTCACtcacatcatatatttttatttgtacaGGAACTTTGGAGGCAGAGAGTGGATATTTATTGGGATCTCTTGAGTCCTAGAACTGAATCAGATACAGTGAGAAACATAATGGACATGAAAGCGAGCATGGGATCCTTTGCTGCTGCTctgaaagaaaaagatgtcTGGGTAATGAATGTTGTCCCCGAGGATGGACCTAACACACTTAAACTGATATATGACAGAGGTTTAATGGGCGCCATTCATAGCTGGTCAGTTTTCATATTGCGTCTACACCAGATCTGATATCATAAgcatgttttttggttttaatctCTTGGTTTCAACGTTCCACAGGTGCGAAGCATTCTCGACATATCCAAGGACATATGATCTCCTCCATGCTTGGGACATTCTATCGGATATCCATAAAAAAGGGTGTAGTGAAGTGGATTTGTTACTGGAGATGGATAGAATACTGCGCCCGAGCGGGTTTGTAATCATAAGGGATAAACAAAGAGTGGTGGATTTGGTGAAGAAGTATCTGAAGGCTTTGCATTGGGAGGAAGTAGGGACAAAgacagattcagattcagatcaAGATTCAGACAATGTTGTATTCATTGTCCAGAAGAAGCTATGGTTGACTAGTGACAGCCTTAGAGATATGGAGTGATGAAGCCACACAACACAGTACACGGACATTACGACCAATGATCCATACAACCAGgaaaatttcattattttagcaaacaattattattaacgttgtttttttttttttttaactattgttATTTCTTTACATTCTTATTAATGTTTGTATGATTTGGTAGAGAAGACTCGTAAAAGTAAAGATCGatacaaaaactccaaattctttttaattgttatggTATAAGggtttttaattgaaaattcgCATGTagtttatcaatttttttttaaaaggactCGTACATTTTTAAGGATTACTTACAAAAGTCAGAAACAGGATTTCAATATTGATTTTGTGATCTCTCTCACAATATTgtattgccattagaaaaacctTCAAAGTAATGAAGAAGGaactatataaaatgtaaaGAGAATGCGTAGTGTCTAGTCTAAAACGtagtttggttttgagttttgacaccCGAGCGACGTTGTCGTTGTTGGAAGAAATCGTAAGGTTATGTCCAAAGCAAAAAATGGAACAGTAACAAAGCAAATAACCAGTGGCGGAGGTAGGGTGCAAGCATGTGGGTCAAATGACCCtggtgaaattttaaatttggctgaaattttaagaaaaaaatcaaattgacccATGTAAAATAGTACAATTGACCCtggtaaaaattttaaatcacataattgactccaataaattttttttgacccgGATGTGATGATTTTCTAGCTCCGCCACTGCAAATAACGACTGATCCATTAAACAAACTAACAATGACTTACTTAGATGAGTATATAAA from the Camelina sativa cultivar DH55 chromosome 12, Cs, whole genome shotgun sequence genome contains:
- the LOC104732212 gene encoding probable methyltransferase PMT3; the encoded protein is MRGRSDGGQKKKVIALVCIAAVVLVFVYLFYGSSDHRASAIEYGRKLGLGGDDDDTKQDDTSSSFSLDDGFTPRSFPVCDDRHSELIPCLDRNLIYQMRLKLDLSLMEHYERHCPPAERRFNCLIPPPNGYKVPIKWPKSRDEVWKVNIPHTHLAHEKSDQNWMVVKGDKINFPGGGTHFHYGADKYIASMANMLNYPNNVLNNGGRLRTVFDVGCGVASFGGYLLSSDILTMSLAPNDVHQNQIQFALERGIPASLGVLGTKRLPYPSRSFELAHCSRCRIDWLQRDGILLLELDRVLRPGGYFAYSSPEAYAQDEEDLKIWREMSALVERMCWKIAAKRNQTVIWQKPMTNDCYLEREPGTQPPLCRSDSDPDAVWGVNMEACITPYSDHDHKTKGSGLAPWPARLTSPPPRLADFGYSTGMFEKDTELWRQRVDIYWDLLSPRTESDTVRNIMDMKASMGSFAAALKEKDVWVMNVVPEDGPNTLKLIYDRGLMGAIHSWCEAFSTYPRTYDLLHAWDILSDIHKKGCSEVDLLLEMDRILRPSGFVIIRDKQRVVDLVKKYLKALHWEEVGTKTDSDSDQDSDNVVFIVQKKLWLTSDSLRDME